DNA sequence from the Streptomyces canus genome:
CCGATCGCCATGACCGCGGATGATCCCGGCCGACCGCGGGTGACCCCCTCGACTTCGGGGTGATTTCCCTCGGCCCGGGGGAGCTCCACCGGCCGGGGGTGGTCCCCGTCGGCCCGGGGTGTCCCCGCCGACCGTCCGTGACCCCCGCCGACCCGTGTGGTCCCTACCGGCCCGGGTGATCTTCTCCTGGGTGTCACGGGGTGCCGTCCGGGGGCCGGGCCGCTCGACTTCTGAGACGTCCCGTGCAGGGTTCGCATCGCATGGCCTGTGCCGGTTAGGTTTCCCTCATGACCGACACGACTGCTCCGCGCACCACCGGCGCCATCGCCGCAGGCCTCGCCACCGTCGCCGCCGACGGCACCGTACTCGACACCTGGTTCCCCGCCCCCGAACTCTCGGCCGAGCCCGGCCCCGCCGGTACCGAGCGGCTGTCGGCCGAGAAGGCCGTCGAACTGCTCGGCGAAGGCGCTGCCAAGGCGATCGGCCCGGACGCCCGCCGTGGCGTCGAGGTGATCGCGGTCCGTACGGTCATCGCCTCGCTCGACGAGAAGCCGCTCGACACGCACGACGCCTACCTGCGTCTGCACCTGCTCTCGCACCGTCTGGTCCAGCCGCACGGCCAGAGCCTGGACGGCATCTTCGGCCTCCTCCCCAACGTCGCCTGGACCTCGCTCGGCCCGGTCGCCGTCGACGAGATCGAGAAGGTTCGGCTCAATGCCCGCGCCGCGGGCCTGTACCTCACGGTCACCTCGGTCGACAAGTTCCCCCGTATGACGGACTACGTGGCCCCCAAGGGCGTCCGGATCGCCGACGCCGACCGGGTCCGCCTCGGCGCGCACCTCGCCGCGGGCACCACCGTCATGCACGAGGGCTTCGTCAACTTCAACGCGGGCACGCTCGGCACGTCGATGGTCGAGGGCCGCATCTCCGCCGGTGTCGTGGTCGGCGACGGCTCGGACATCGGCGGCGGCGCCTCCACCATGGGCACGCTCTCCGGCGGCGGCAACGTCCGCATCACCATCGGCGAGCGCTGCCTGATCGGCGCCGAGGCGGGCGTCGGCATCGCGCTCGGCGACGAGTGCGTCGTCGAGGCCGGTCTCTACGTCACCGCGGGCACCCGGGTCACCATGCCCGACGGCCAGATCGTCAAGGCCCGTGAGCTGAGCGGCGCGTCGAACATCCTCTTCCGCCGCAACTCGGTCACCGGCACGGTCGAGGCCCGCCCGAACAACGCGGTCTGGGGCGGCCTCAACGACATCCTGCACAGCCACAACTGAGCCGCTCCGGCACAGGCGAAGATCACTTACGGGTTACTCCGCGTGACCTCGGAGGTGTTTCGGCAACGGTCCTGGCGGCGGTGTGTCTCGTGCCCGTCGGCAACGCGCACGCCGACGAGACCAACACCGCCTCGCACAACGGGCCCCGGGTCGGCCTGGTCAACGTCGGCCAGGTCGACGATCCGATGGAGGACGTGCTGGAGCACCTGCTGCTGATCGGCGACGGGTACTCCTGGAACTGACCCGCGACCCCGTGTGGAAGTCGCCGTGGCGGATCGAATTTCCGCTACGGCGACTTTTTTTCGTGGCGGTGGCATAGCGGCGGGCCACGGCACGCGTCACAAGGGTCGGAGGGGTGGCGCACAGGCGTCGCCGGGGAAGAGAAGGTGACGATGAATGTCGAAGGGCTGGAGAGTTTCCGGGACTTCGTGGACAGCAGGTCGTCCGCCCTGCTGAAGACCGCCGTGCTGCTGTGCGGGGGAGACCGGCACGCCGGCGAGGACCTGCTGCAGAACGCCCTGGTGAAGGCGGCCGGGCGGTGGCAGAAGATCGACGAACCGGAGGCCTACGTACGGCAGGTCCTCTACCGCCAGCAGGTCAGCCGCTGGCGGCTCAAGTGGCCCCGCCGGGAGGTCAGTGTCGCCGAGCCGCCCGAACCGCCCGGCACCGGCGAGCCCGGCCCCGACACCGCCGCCGCGGCCGAACTGCGTCTGGTGATACGCGAGGCCCTCTCCCGGCTCACCGCACGCCAGCGCACCGTGCTGGTGCTGCGCTACTTCGAGGATCTACCCGAGGCCGACGTGGCCCGCCTGCTCGGCTGCTCGGTCGGCACCGTACGGTCCACCACCCACCGTTCGCTGGCCCGGCTGCGTCAGCTCGCCCCCGAACTGGCCGCCCTGGGGCCCGCGGAGGCCGAGCAGTTCGACGCCCGTGACTATTCGCCCGTGGAGGTGCGTCCGTGAACGTCGACGACATCGTGCGCGACGCACTGCGCGAACAGGCCGCCGAACAGCCCCCGGCGGCTGCGGGATTCGCCGACCGGGTGTTCGCCGTCCGGCGCCGCCGCCGCAACCGCAGGATCGCGGCCGCCGCCGTGACCGCGGTCGCCGTGGTCGCCGTCGGGGTGGCGGTGCCGCTGCTGGACTCCGGCAAGCACGACGTGCGCCCCTCGGGCGGCGGCGGGGTCGTGGTGGAGAAGAAGACCAAGGCCCACCCCGACCAGTCCCCGCCGCGCGAGGAGATCTCCGTCGGGGGCACGACCCTGGCCGGGTACTTCGTCCCGGAGACGGTCAAGAAGACCGCGGAGACCGCCGTCTACCGGCGCACCTACCACCTGCTGAACCCGAGGACCGGCGAGTACGCCAGGGCCGCGGACTGGTCCTGGGTCGCCGTCGCCCCCGGCGCGAAGACCGCCGTTGTCCTCGAACAGGACCTGCCCGCCTCCCGGATCGGTCTGCTCGACCTGACCACCGGCACGGTGGCGCGGTGGATCCCGGTCGACCACGGCGTCGGCGGACTCGCCTTCTCCCGCGACGGCCGCAAGCTGGTCGCCACGACCTACACCAAGAACCCCGATCTGCTGATCAAGACGCAGGACGGCGACGACTGGGTTCAGGAGAGGACATCGAGCCGCACCGGCTTCTACGTCCTCGACGTGGCCTCCGGGAAGGGCGCCTGGAACGAGGTGAAGCTCGCCTCCGACAACGGTGAGTTCGGGAGTGGCTTCCTCAACTCCCGCCAGGACTTCGCTCTGACCGACGACGGGCGGCACGTCTGGGCCGGGAACCCGATGGGGGACATCGGCAAGGAGTTCTGGGACCTCAAGGGCGTCAAGGTCCCCACGCCCGCGCAGGACAGGTACCCGGAGTGGTTCGTCGACGCGGGCAAGTCGCCCAGCGGCATGCTCGTCGCCGGTGACTTCGCGGGCAAGAAGTGGAAGACCTCGTCCTGGGTCCTCGACGCCAAGACCGGCGCCAAGACCGAGGTGCGTGGGCAGCAGTTGCTGGCCTGGGTGGGCAACAAGCAGCTCATCGCCTGGGACATCGGCGAGAACGACAAGAACGAGTTCCATCAGCGGCTCGTCCTGGTCACCATCGGCAGCGACAAGGAGGTCCCGCTCAGCGGCTTCCGCGAGGGCAACGACGGGGACGCCGGGCGCTGGGAGCCACTGTTCGCCCAGCCCTGATCAGGCGGCCACGAGGCGTTCGTACTCCGCCAGCAGCCCGTCGGCCGTCTTCCGGTCGGCGGGCCGCAGCGGGGCGCGGACCGGGCCCGCGGGCAGACCGAGCGCGTTCAGGAGGGCCTTGGCAGTGACCGTGCCGGGCAGGCCCGCCGACATCATCGCCTCGATCAGCGGCGTGGCCCGTTGTTGGAGGCGGGCGGACACGGGGGTGTCGCCCGCCTCGAACATGTCCAGGATCGCGCGGAGTTGAGCGGGGACCACGTTGGCCACCGTGCTGACGTAGCCCGCCGCACCCACCGCGTACAGGGCGAGGATGTGCTCGTCGCAGCCCGCGTAGTACGCCAACTCCGTGCGGTTCAGGACCTTTTGGGTGCCGAGAAGGTCGTAGGAACAGTCCTTGACCGCGACGATCCGGGGGTGCTCGGCGAGCCGGATCATCGTCTCCGGCTCGATGCGGGTGCCGGTGCGGCCCGGGATGTCGTAGAGCATGACGGGCAGTCCGGAGGCGTCCGCGATCTCCCTGAAGTGTGCCTCCAGCGCGTCCTGCGGCGGCCTGCTGTAGTAGGGGCTGACCACCAACACCCCGTCCGCGCCCGCCTTTTCGGCCGCGAGGGTCAGCTCCACGGTGTGCCGGGTGTCGAAGGTGCCCACCCCCGCCACCACCGAGGCCCGCTCGCCCACCGCCTCGCGCACGGCCGCCACCAGTGCCGCCTTCTCCGCGTCCGTCGTGGTCGGCGACTCGCCCGTGGTGCCGGAGAGGACGAGCCCGTCGCAGCCCTCCCTCACCAGGTGGTCGGCGAGCCCCTGCGCGCCGTCGAGATCGAGGGCGCCGGCCTCGTCGAAGGGCGTGATCATGGCGCAGAGGGCGCGGCCGAAGGGCGGGGCGGTTGTCGTCATACGCGTAGTCTCGGCAGACCGACCGTGAAGCTCCACTTAATTCTTCTACGGCGTACTGGTAAGTGATGCTGCGAAAAGAAGGTCCTATGTCCAAAGGGGGCCCGCATGGGTCACCATGGTCAGGACGGTGCACGACCCCTGGTCCTGGAGGCGTCATGAAGCTCGGCAAGGCACTCGCCACCGGAGTCGCGGAAGAGCGGCCCGAGATCCACGACGCGGAGCTCGAGCTCCCCGAGGAGATCAAGGAGCTGAAGGCTCCCGAAGAGGTTCCGGCGGCCCGATGAGACTGCGGCTTCCGGAGGAACGCCCGACGGAGCCGCCGACCGGATACAAGATCGCCCACCCGGTGCTGTCCCAGGACGGCACCCGGGCCGGGTTCACCGGTGTGTCGCTCGGCGGCGCGCTGCCGTACGGAGTCCTGGCCGACGCGTCCTGCGTCTACGGCCTGCGGCACCGGGCGCCGAGCCGTCGCTGCGACTGCGGCTTCCACTGCGTGCACGACCGCGCGGCGGCCGAGGCGCTGCTGTGCACGGCCGAGCACCGTACGGCCGTCCTCCTCGACGTCCTGGTCCTCGGCCGCTACCTCCGCTTCGAGCGCGGCTTCCGCTACGCCCGCCAGCGGGTGCGGACCGCCACCGTCGGACCCTGCGCCTGCGGCACGGTCGCTGCGGCCCTCGCCGACGCCGACTGGGGCAGACCCGGCTGGCGGGCCCTGGCGCCCTCGTGCGCGGGCTGCCTGCGCGGTCGTACGGCCGTCTCGCTCGCCGGGTTCGCGCGGCTGGCCGGAGAGGGGCTGCGGGTGGTGGCACGGCCGGCCACCGTGCTCACGCAAGGTGACCCCGGTCTGCCCGAGGGTCTCGGGGTGCCCGAACTCGCCGCCGAGGCGGCCCTGTTGCAGGCCAGGCTCGACTGGTTCCAGAGCCAGCTGGCCCGGCTCGGACAGCGTGGCCCGGACGGCGGTCCGCAGGGGTAGCGGGGGCCGGGCCGGGTACCCGGGAGTTCCGACCGAGAGGAGGCGGAACACCGTGACCGGAACCACGGCCCCCAGGCCGGTGCACGACGAACATCACTCGGTGGGCGAACTCGTCGGACAGGCCACCGAACAGGTCTCGCGGCTGGTGCGGCAGGAAGTCGCCCTCGCGAAGGAGGAGCTGGCCGAGAAGGGCCGGCGGGCCGGCAGGGGCGGGGGGCTGCTCGGTGCGGCCGGCGCCTTCGCCTACGCAGGACTGCTCGCCCTGGCCGGAACGGCCACCGCCGCCCTCTCGCTGGTGCTGTCGGTGTGGGCCTCGGCGCTGATCGTGACGGCCGTGCTGTTCGTGATCGCAGGGGTGCTCGCCGCCATCGGCCGCGCCCAGCTGCGCCGCGCCACACCCCCGACGCCCGAGGAGGCCCTCGGCAGCGTCAAGGCGGACGTCGAGGAGATCAGGGAAAGGGCGCACCGATGACGGACAGGACGAGCGGCGAGCCCCCCGTGACGGGGGCCAAGGGACCCGATGAGCTGCGCCGCCAGATCGAGCGGACCCGCAGCGAACTAGGCGACACGGTAGAGGAGTTGGCAGGCAAGATGGACGTGAAGGGCCGCGCGCGGGCTCGTGCGGCAGATCTCAGGGACAAGGCGGGCGCGATGACCGTGCAGCTGCGCAGCAGCGCCGCACAGGCCGGTCACACCGTGCACGACCGGGCCATGCAGGCCGGTCACAAGGTCCAGGACACGGCGGCGAAGACCGGCCACCAGGTCCAGGACAAGGCGGTGAAGACCGGTCATCAGGTCCAGGACCGGACGCAACGGGCCGGCCATGTCACCCAGGACAGGGCCTCGCAGACGAGTGCCGCCCTGGAGCGGAAGGCGCAGCACAGCGTGCCCGCTCCGGCCCGGCCCCTGGTCATGGCAGCGCTACGGCATCCGAGGCCGGTGCTGATCGTCGGCGCGGCCGTGGCCGCGGTCGTCGTGGTGTCGTGGCGGTACCCCAAGAAGTGAGCGATGCGTACGGCTGGGCGCGGGCGGTGGCCCGCGCCCAGCCGTGTGCCTACCGTCACCGCCCGCGGTTCGCCCGCAGCCTCGGCGGCCACTTCCGGGTGTCCCGGGGCTCCACGTACGGCTCCTCGGTCGGCTCGGCCTCGCCGGAGACGATCGCCCGCTCCCGGGCCAGTTCCGCGTCGAACTCCAGGCCCAGCAGGATCGCCAGGTTCGTCAGCCAGAGCCACACCAGGAAGACGATGGCGCCGGCGAGGGTGCCGTAGGTCTTGTTGTAGGAGCCGAAGTTGGCGGCGTAGAGAGCGAAGCCCGCGGAGGCGGCGAGCCAGACCAGGGTGGCGAGGACACTGCCCGGCGAGATCCAGTGGAAGCCGCGGCCGCGGACGTTGGGGGCCGCCCAGTACAGCAGCGCGATCATCAGGACGACCAGGAGCAGCAGCACCGGCCACTTGGCCACGCCCCAGAGCGCGATCGCCGCGTCGCCGAACCCCACCGCCCTGCCCGCCCGTTCGGCCAGCGGGCCCGTGAACACCACGATCAGCGCGCTCGCCGCCAGCATCACCATCAAGGTCACGGTCAGCGCCAGCCGCAGCGGCGTCAGCTTCCACACCGGACGCCCCTCGGGAAGGTCGTACACCGCGTTGGACGTACGGATGAACGCGGCGACGTACCCGGACGCCGACCACAGCGCGGCGAACAGGCCGACGATCGCGAGCACGCTGCCCGTGCCGCCGCTGTCGCCGAGTTGGACCACCGCGTCCCGCAGGATGTCCCGGGCCGGACCCGGCGCGAGGTCCCCGATGTTGTCCAGGATCTTGTCCGTGGCGCGCTGTCCCACCACGCCCAGCAGGGAGACCATCACCAGCAGGGCGGGGAACAGCGACAGGACGCCGTAGTACGTCAACGCCGCCGCGCGGTCGGCGAGTTCGTCGTCCAGCAACTCCTTCCCCGTGCGCCGCAGCGCCGCACGCCAGGATCGCGCGGGCAACTCGGAGGGGCTGTTCGGCTGGTCGTCGGCCTGCTCGTCCATGCCGTGGCGGGTCTCCCGAAACGCCCCCGCGAACCGCCGACTTGACCTGAATCTTGGTTGAGGTTGAAGGGTGGTGGCTGCACACATCGAGCAGCGATCCGAGGAGGCCGTGCGCATGACCCGCCGTACCGAAACCCATCCCGATCTCACCCGGCCCGAGGTGGGTGCGTCCCTTTTCAGTACCTGGCGGGTGGGCAACCCGCTGCGGCAGCGGCAGACCGTCGAGGCCGTCGCCGGTACCTGGGAACGCCGGCCGTGGCCCGCCGACGGACTGCTCGGCTACCACGTCTACACCGGACACGACACCGCGAGCCTCCTGCACTACTCGCAGTGGACGGACGAACAGACCTACGAGGCCTTCGCGCGGACACAGCGGCTGGAGCGCGTCGACGAGATCGACACCGCCGTCCCCCACATCGAGCGGGTGGGGCTCGGCCGCTACCGGCACTACCGCAGCGTCGCCCGGGACGGTGACCGGCGGGTCCCGGGATGCATCGTGATCGTCGACATCGAGTTCGACGGTCCCGACCCCGACCGGCAGCGGGCCTGGGTCGACGCCGTCCTCGAGGCGCTGGAGAACGAGCCGAACCCGCATCCCGGTGGCATCGGCGCCCACTTCCACCTCAGTACCGACGGCACCCGCGTCCTCAACTACGCCGAGTGGGAGAGCGCTCAGGCGCATCTCGACGCGCTCGCCGCGCCGGGGGACGGGATCGGCTCGGCCTCGGACCGCTGGGAGCGCGTGCAGACCTGGCCGGGGCTGAAGAGCAGCGTGGTCAGCCGGTACGACCACGCTCTCGGGCTGATTCCCGGCTAGGTCAACCGAAAACTCAAACCGTCTGGACAAAAAAAGTGTTCGGTGAGACGGTGGACCCATGCTGGACGTCACCGTGATCGAGGACCCCGAGGCCGCAGCCGTCTCCCTGGACCCCATAAGGGCGCGACTGCTCGCCGAGCTGGCGGCCGGCCCCGCGTCGGCCGCCATGCTGGCCGGCAAGGTCGAGCTGCCCAGACAGAAGGTGAACTACCACCTGAAGGCGCTGGAGCGGCACGGCCTGGTCGAGCTCGCCGGGGAGCGCCGCAAGGGCAACGTCACCGAGCGGCTGATGCGGGCGACCGCGGCGTCGTACGTGATCTCACCGCTCGCCCTCGCCGCCGTGCAGCCCGACCCGGACCGCTTCCGCGACCAGCTCTCCGCGCGCTGGCTGCTGGCGCTCGGGGCCCGGCTGGTACGGGATGTCGGTTCGCTGATCACCGGCGCGGCGAAGGCCCGCAAGCGGCTGGCGACGTACGCGCTGGACGGCGAGGTGCGCTTCGCCTCGGCCGCCGAACGGGCCGCGTTCATTGAGGAGTTGACGGCCGGCATCACCGGCCTGATCCGCAAGTACGACGCCCCGGACGCCGAGGGGGGCCGGGACCACCGGATCGTGGTGGCCGTCCATCCCACGCTGAAACAGACCGAGTTGGAGTAGATCATGTCCAAAGAGTTCGAGATCGCCCGCGAGTTCGAGGTCGACGCCACCCCCGAGCAGGTGTGGGAGGCGATCACCACCGGCACCGGTGGCTATCTGTGGCCGATGGAGCCGCCCGAGCCTCGCGTCGGCGGGACCGGCCCCTTCGGGTCCAAGGTCGTCGCCTGGGACCCGCCGCACCACTACACCAACCGGGTCGAGGACGTCGAGGGCATCTCCCAGCAGACCCTCAACCAGCTCGACTACACCGTCGAACCCCGCGACGAGGGCCGACGCGCCTGGGTGCGGTACGTCCACAGCGGGATCTTCGTCGACGACTGGGACAACCAGTACGACGGCGCCGCCAAGCACACCGACTTCTATCTGCACACCCTGCGCGAGTACCTGACCCACTTCGCGCCCCGCCCGGCCGCCTTCGCGACCTTCGACGGACCCGAGGCGTCCAAGGCCCCCGACGCCCTCGCCGCCGTGGGGCGGGCGCTCGGCGTCGGCGAGGACGTGGCCGCCGGGACGCGCGTGACGGTCCACGGGCCGGACACCTTCGGCGCCGTGGTCGACTTCCGCAACCCGTACTTCATCGGGCTGCGCACCGAGCGGAGCCTCACCCGTGTCTTCGGCCGCAACCACTGGGGCCACCCGGTCGGGATCTCCCTGCACGACTTCGCATCCGACACCGACATCAAGGAGTGCGAGAGCGAGTGGCAGGCCTGGCTGAACGGGGTGTTCAACCAGGCCTGACCCTTCGTGGGTTACGGCTTGAAGCGCAGCACCTGCGGGTCGTGGTCGCTGATCTGGTCGTTGAACTCCGAGTTGATGTGCACGCTGTCGTACTCGAAGTCGCAGCCGCGCCGGATCGACGGGCTGACCAGGATCTGGTCCAGGACCTGCTGGTTGCCCTGGTAGTCGTAGGTGTAACGCTCGCTCCTGGGCAGCGACTTGATCGCCGACCAGAGCTCGCCGTCACCCTCCAGGATCTTCGCGGTGTCGGAGAACTCGAAGTCGTTGATGTCGCCGAGGGCGATGACGTCCGCGTTCTTCTGGGTGTCGAGGATGTCCTTGACGAAGGCGTTGACCAGCGTCGCCTGCTGGTGGCGCTGGATCTCCGAGCTGCGCGGCACCGGCTGGGTCGCCGAGCTCAGACCGAAGTCGCCGCCCTTGGAGTTGAGGTGGTTGGCGATCACGAAGACCGTGCGGCCACGGAAGACGAACTCGCCGGCCAGCGGCTTGCGGCTGCTGTTCCAGGCCGTGTTCGTCGGGTCGATACGGCCCGGGGAGACCGTCAGCGCGGCCTTCCCGTGGGTCCTCGTCACGCCGACGGCCGTCGTGGCGTCGCCGCCCGCGCGGTCCGTGAAGGAGACCCGCTGCGGGTTGAAGAGGAACACCTGGCGGATGTTGCCGCCCGGCTCGCCGCCGTCGGTGTCGTTGGCCGGGTCGATCGAGCGCGACTCGTACCTCGGGCCGCCCGCCGCGACGATCGCGTCGATCAGCTTGTTCACCGTCACGTCGGCGGCGGTCGTGCCGTCGTCCTTGGCGCCGTTGTTGTCCTGGATCTCCTCCAGGGACACGATGTCGGGCGACTTCAGGTTGTTCACGATCGCGGAGGCGTGCTCCTCGAAGGTGGCGTCGGTCGGGTCGAGGTTCTCGACGTTGTACGTCGCGACCGCCAGCTCGCCGTTCTTCTGCTTCTGCGTGGTCTCCCGCTCGAGACCGGCGCTCTTCAGCGTGCCGATCTCGTTCGCCACCAGGGTGTAGCCGCCGAACTGGTTGTAGTCCAGCGGGCCCGCGGTGCTGCCGGTGAGGACGTCACCGACGTTCGCGACGGGGAAGGCGGAGGTCGAGCCCAGCGACTGGATCTGCAGCCGTCCGGCGTTCTGCGACGTGTAGGAGCCGTAGAGGGTGCCGCCGCGGCGGGTGGTGTTCTCGCGCGGCTTCACCGTCACCCACAGCTCGGTGTACGGGTCGGTCGCGCCGACCACGCGGGTGTCGGCGACCTTGACGTTCATGCCCTCCAGGGACTCGTAGAAGTCCAGGGCGTACTTCTTCGGCTCCAGCGTCAGGCCGTTGATCGAGTTGCCCGCGGCGGGGTCGCCCGCCGGGGCGTAGGCGGCCGGCACCGACCTCGCGTCGATCACCGTGGCCGCGGGGACCGTGTTGCCGCTGGAGACGACCGTGACGGTCGGCTTGGTGATCTCGGTCAGCGACTGGTTCCCGGTCGACGTGCCGCCCGGGACGTACTCCGAGACCGTGCCGGTGACCGTGACGGCGTCGCCGACGGCGACCTTCGGGGCGGAGCTGGTGAAGACGAAGACGCCCTCACTGGTGGCCGGGTCGGCGTCGGGGTTCGGATCCTGGATCCAGAAACCCTTGGAGGAGCCGTAGGTGCGCACACCGGTGACGATTCCGGCCACATCCGCGACCTTCTGACCGGCGTACGGGGATATCCGGGTCGCGCCCTGGATGTCATGGATGCTCACGCCGGCCGCATGGGCGGGGGAGACGAGGACGACGGTGGAAGCCGCCGACAGGGCGGCGACGGTGAGCGCGGCGAGACGCGCGGACTTCTTGCTCGGCAACGGGATCCCTCCGGGGACGAACGTAGGCGCCGGGACGAGGGTGAACGTGGAACGGTGGGAGCCGCGACCTGTGGGGCGGTGGCGACGCGCGTAGAAAATACAGTGAACAGATGTCCGCCGGATTTCTACGCGCGTCAATCTCCTGCCTGGTCAGCCCAGTTGTCAAGGTTTCAGCCATGTACGGACCCTGTCGGGAACATGAACCGGGCGGCATAGGTGGATATCCGTCTACGCTGAGCGGCTGAGTGGCACGACGCGTCCGAGGAGAACCAGCCGATGTCAGACAGCTCCCCCCTGCCGCCGGTGCGGCTGCACCCCGAAGCGGAGCTGGCGCGGGACGCCCTGTCCACGCCGCTGCTCGCCCGAGCCGCCCGGCTCGCCCGCTGGGCCGGCGAGGACACGCGGGTCGACGCCGGGGGCGGACTCGTCGAGGAGCAGCTGCCCGCGGCGGCCGCGCACCTCGGACTGACCGGGGACGAGGCGGCGGCGAGTGCGAGCGAGGCCTGGCGGGTGGCCCTCGACACCGGGCTCGTCGAGATCGTCGACGAGGAGGAGGGCACGGTCGCCACCAGCGAGGACCTGGCTCTGCTGTCCGGGTCCCCGCAGGACGTGCTCGGCGTGTGGCTGACGGCGCTGGAGACGGCGCTGGCCGACGCGAGCGTGCCCGATCTGGACGATCTGGTCGATGCCATGGACGACGGCGGCGAGGTCGACTTCGCCTCCCTGGACTGGGACCCGCAGGCCGAGCAGGAGTTCCTCGACGGTGTGCTCGGCAACCTCTACCTGCTCACGGTCAGCGAGGACGGCCCCGGCAACGGACCCGTGCCGCTGCCCGCCCTCGCCGCGTCGATGATCGTGCCGAGCGACATGGGCGAGCCGACCAACGACGTCCTGGAGCAGGTGTCCGACGCGATGATGCGGCTGGACGACCAGTTCCGGGTCCTGGAGCCGGTGGGGATCGTCGAGTACCAGCCCGTCGACGAGGCCCTGATGGCGGACACCGACGAGGAGCCCGCGGCGGTCGTCGACGAGACCGACGTCTCCCGGTACGGCATGGTCCGGCTCACCCCGCTCGGGCTGTACGGGCTGCGGTCGCGGCTGCTGGAGGCGGGCATCACGGCACCGGCCGTCGGCGACCTCGCCGACAAGGGAGCGGACGCGCTGCTCGACGGGACCTCGACATTCCCGCCCTCCGCCGCGCAGGCCGAGACCGAGCAGTGGCTGGACCGGCGTGAACCTCTCGCGGCGGTCCGGGAACTGCTGACGGCGGCCCGGGGGAGCGACTCAGGTGCGCCCCTGCGCAGGCTGCGGTGTCAGCAGGCGTTGTCCCTGGTCGGTGCGGTCGCCGAACCCGCGTTGCGGGAGGTCCTCGACGACGCCGAGCTGGGTGGGCTGGCCCGGGTCTGGCTGACCGAGCGGGGGTTCGGGGAGGTGCCCCCGCCTTCCCAGGACATGGTGTTCTGGCTGACCATCGACACGATCGCCGCGCAGCTCGCCGCTGAGGGGAACTCCGAGGAGCTACAGGCGCTGGTGGAAGGACTGGCCCAGCAGCACGGTGGGTTCTTCGCCGCGGCCTGGCGGGTCGACCACCCGGCCACCGCGGATGTGCTGGAGGCGATGGGGCGGTTGCATCCGGACAAGCGGGTGGCGAAGGAGGCCCGGAAGGCCGCGTTCAAGGCGCGGTCGCAGCAAGGGGGTTGAGGGCGGCTTGCGAGTCCCGGGGCTCACTGTGGCCGGTCACGCACCTAAAGGACTCCCCATCAACGTGTGTTGATTCATTCAAGCCACTCCACTGAATCCTCTCGCTGTTCAGCTGGCGTTCAGACATGGGCGGGACCGTAGCGCCGACCCGAGGTCCCCCACCCTCCAC
Encoded proteins:
- the dapD gene encoding 2,3,4,5-tetrahydropyridine-2,6-dicarboxylate N-succinyltransferase, yielding MTDTTAPRTTGAIAAGLATVAADGTVLDTWFPAPELSAEPGPAGTERLSAEKAVELLGEGAAKAIGPDARRGVEVIAVRTVIASLDEKPLDTHDAYLRLHLLSHRLVQPHGQSLDGIFGLLPNVAWTSLGPVAVDEIEKVRLNARAAGLYLTVTSVDKFPRMTDYVAPKGVRIADADRVRLGAHLAAGTTVMHEGFVNFNAGTLGTSMVEGRISAGVVVGDGSDIGGGASTMGTLSGGGNVRITIGERCLIGAEAGVGIALGDECVVEAGLYVTAGTRVTMPDGQIVKARELSGASNILFRRNSVTGTVEARPNNAVWGGLNDILHSHN
- a CDS encoding SigE family RNA polymerase sigma factor translates to MNVEGLESFRDFVDSRSSALLKTAVLLCGGDRHAGEDLLQNALVKAAGRWQKIDEPEAYVRQVLYRQQVSRWRLKWPRREVSVAEPPEPPGTGEPGPDTAAAAELRLVIREALSRLTARQRTVLVLRYFEDLPEADVARLLGCSVGTVRSTTHRSLARLRQLAPELAALGPAEAEQFDARDYSPVEVRP
- a CDS encoding WD40 repeat domain-containing protein, which encodes MNVDDIVRDALREQAAEQPPAAAGFADRVFAVRRRRRNRRIAAAAVTAVAVVAVGVAVPLLDSGKHDVRPSGGGGVVVEKKTKAHPDQSPPREEISVGGTTLAGYFVPETVKKTAETAVYRRTYHLLNPRTGEYARAADWSWVAVAPGAKTAVVLEQDLPASRIGLLDLTTGTVARWIPVDHGVGGLAFSRDGRKLVATTYTKNPDLLIKTQDGDDWVQERTSSRTGFYVLDVASGKGAWNEVKLASDNGEFGSGFLNSRQDFALTDDGRHVWAGNPMGDIGKEFWDLKGVKVPTPAQDRYPEWFVDAGKSPSGMLVAGDFAGKKWKTSSWVLDAKTGAKTEVRGQQLLAWVGNKQLIAWDIGENDKNEFHQRLVLVTIGSDKEVPLSGFREGNDGDAGRWEPLFAQP
- the dapA gene encoding 4-hydroxy-tetrahydrodipicolinate synthase, producing the protein MTTTAPPFGRALCAMITPFDEAGALDLDGAQGLADHLVREGCDGLVLSGTTGESPTTTDAEKAALVAAVREAVGERASVVAGVGTFDTRHTVELTLAAEKAGADGVLVVSPYYSRPPQDALEAHFREIADASGLPVMLYDIPGRTGTRIEPETMIRLAEHPRIVAVKDCSYDLLGTQKVLNRTELAYYAGCDEHILALYAVGAAGYVSTVANVVPAQLRAILDMFEAGDTPVSARLQQRATPLIEAMMSAGLPGTVTAKALLNALGLPAGPVRAPLRPADRKTADGLLAEYERLVAA
- a CDS encoding phage holin family protein — encoded protein: MTGTTAPRPVHDEHHSVGELVGQATEQVSRLVRQEVALAKEELAEKGRRAGRGGGLLGAAGAFAYAGLLALAGTATAALSLVLSVWASALIVTAVLFVIAGVLAAIGRAQLRRATPPTPEEALGSVKADVEEIRERAHR
- a CDS encoding DUF3618 domain-containing protein, encoding MTDRTSGEPPVTGAKGPDELRRQIERTRSELGDTVEELAGKMDVKGRARARAADLRDKAGAMTVQLRSSAAQAGHTVHDRAMQAGHKVQDTAAKTGHQVQDKAVKTGHQVQDRTQRAGHVTQDRASQTSAALERKAQHSVPAPARPLVMAALRHPRPVLIVGAAVAAVVVVSWRYPKK
- a CDS encoding YihY/virulence factor BrkB family protein; translated protein: MDEQADDQPNSPSELPARSWRAALRRTGKELLDDELADRAAALTYYGVLSLFPALLVMVSLLGVVGQRATDKILDNIGDLAPGPARDILRDAVVQLGDSGGTGSVLAIVGLFAALWSASGYVAAFIRTSNAVYDLPEGRPVWKLTPLRLALTVTLMVMLAASALIVVFTGPLAERAGRAVGFGDAAIALWGVAKWPVLLLLVVLMIALLYWAAPNVRGRGFHWISPGSVLATLVWLAASAGFALYAANFGSYNKTYGTLAGAIVFLVWLWLTNLAILLGLEFDAELARERAIVSGEAEPTEEPYVEPRDTRKWPPRLRANRGR
- a CDS encoding antibiotic biosynthesis monooxygenase: MTRRTETHPDLTRPEVGASLFSTWRVGNPLRQRQTVEAVAGTWERRPWPADGLLGYHVYTGHDTASLLHYSQWTDEQTYEAFARTQRLERVDEIDTAVPHIERVGLGRYRHYRSVARDGDRRVPGCIVIVDIEFDGPDPDRQRAWVDAVLEALENEPNPHPGGIGAHFHLSTDGTRVLNYAEWESAQAHLDALAAPGDGIGSASDRWERVQTWPGLKSSVVSRYDHALGLIPG